DNA from Stutzerimonas decontaminans:
CTGGATAACCCCACACGCCTGGCCATCCTAACCCTGCTGAAGGACCCGAAGATCAACTTCCCCGAGCAGGAAGCCGATCCCGAACAGCTGGGTGTGTGCGTTAGCATCATCCAGGAGCGTGTGGGGTTGTCGCAGTCCACCGTCTCGAACTACCTGGCGGCGCTGCAGCGCGCGCAGTTGGTGACCTCGCAGCGTATCGGTCCCTGGACCTACTACAAGCGAAACGAAGAGAAGGTAGCCCAGTTGCTCGAAGCACTCAGCAAAGCCATCTGAGCGGGCTAGCAGAGCCTTGAGCGTTTCGCGTAAGGCCACCCCGGCCGATCCCTTCCCGCAGGTGGTGGCACGCTGGCTCAGGGCTTACGGCCGTTATCGCCTTATCCTGCTCGTCCGATACTGCCCCGGCGTCATGCCGACCACCGTCTTGAAGTCATGAATGAAGTGCGCCTGGTCGCTGTAGCCGCAGGCCAGGGCGGTGTCCAACAGCGGCTGGCCGGAGCGCAGTTGGTTGCGCACCAGCGCGACGCGCTGAATGCGGCTGAACTGCTTGGGCGTCAGGCCCACCTGGTAGCGGAACAGGCGTTCCAGCTGACGCTGCCCGAGTGGCACCGCCTGTAGCAGATCAGCCAGACGCTGTCGGCCCTGGGTCGCAGTGATCTGCGCCAGCAGCTGTTGCACCGGTGAGCGTCGCTCCTGCGCCGCCTGCAAACGCCTCATCAACTCCTGCTCCACCAGCAGCAGCTGCGCCTCGCGGCTCAACTCGGCCAATTGGTCGACCAATGCGGCGAAGCCCAGCCGCTGCCAGTCGGCACCGTGGAAGCCGGCCAGCTCATCCAGGCTGACGCCAAAGAACGCCGCGCCCATCCCAGGGCGAAAACGCACGCCCATCAGCCTTACCTGCCCTGCCAGTTGCAACCGCGAGCTGGCCAGCTGCGGCCCGGCGATCAGTGCGCGCGGCTTGTGCAGATGACCATCGAAGGCCAGCGGATCGGCGAAGTTGAAGATGACCCCGCAGGCGCCGTCCGGATGCAGCATCTGCTCGTCATACACCGTGGCGGCGTCACCCTCCAGCCACCAGAAGCGCTGCACGTAGGCAGCCAGTGCAGGCGTAGGCGGGCAAGTCAGGAAGCCATCGATGGGTGGCAGTCGTTCGTGCAGGGCGGACATGGCAGGCGGCGTTCGAAGATGTCGAAAATCTACAATAGCTCAGCTCGGCGGCTGCGTAGCCTTGGCTGCACATTCAAACCGAGGAGTGACCACCATGCGCATGAACTACCAGGCTGCCGCCCCCGATGTAATGACGGCAATGATAGGGCTGGAAACCTACCTGGCACGGCAGAGCCGCCGCGAGGATGGCGTCGACAAGCCGCTGATGGAGCTGGTGAAGATCCGCGTCTCGCAGATCAATCAGTGCGCCTACTGCCTCGATATGCACACCAAGGACGCCCGCGCCCTGGGCGAAACCGAGCAGCGCATCTATTCCCTGAGTGCCTGGCGCGAAACCCCATTCTTCACCAACCGCGAACGCGCCGCCCTGGCCTGGGCCGAGGCCAACACCCTGCTGCCCCAGGGCGTGTCGCAGACGCTGTTCGAGGAGGTGCGCGAGCATTTCTCCGAAGCCCAGCTCGCCAACCTGACCCTGGCCATCGCCACCATCAACGCCTGGAACCGCTTCGGCGTTTCCTTCGCGCCGGTGCCGGGCAGCTACCAGCCGGGCTGATGCGTGCCGTACCGCCTGACCTGTTGGTCGGGCGGCTCCGGTTCACGGCTGCAGTTCCTGATTGCCCATGGCACAGAAGCTCTGAGCCTGCCGCGCCGCCGGCAGCG
Protein-coding regions in this window:
- a CDS encoding ArsR/SmtB family transcription factor, whose product is MSIDISEALKALDNPTRLAILTLLKDPKINFPEQEADPEQLGVCVSIIQERVGLSQSTVSNYLAALQRAQLVTSQRIGPWTYYKRNEEKVAQLLEALSKAI
- a CDS encoding helix-turn-helix transcriptional regulator; protein product: MSALHERLPPIDGFLTCPPTPALAAYVQRFWWLEGDAATVYDEQMLHPDGACGVIFNFADPLAFDGHLHKPRALIAGPQLASSRLQLAGQVRLMGVRFRPGMGAAFFGVSLDELAGFHGADWQRLGFAALVDQLAELSREAQLLLVEQELMRRLQAAQERRSPVQQLLAQITATQGRQRLADLLQAVPLGQRQLERLFRYQVGLTPKQFSRIQRVALVRNQLRSGQPLLDTALACGYSDQAHFIHDFKTVVGMTPGQYRTSRIRR
- a CDS encoding carboxymuconolactone decarboxylase family protein, whose product is MRMNYQAAAPDVMTAMIGLETYLARQSRREDGVDKPLMELVKIRVSQINQCAYCLDMHTKDARALGETEQRIYSLSAWRETPFFTNRERAALAWAEANTLLPQGVSQTLFEEVREHFSEAQLANLTLAIATINAWNRFGVSFAPVPGSYQPG